TGTCTTGGCTTTGACCGATTTCTTTCCATTTGGCGACAGGGTCGTCAAGATGGAGATAGCAAGCTTTTATAAGAAATTCTTCATAGTCGTAAATTGACATTTTAGCTTCCTGAGCGAGCGCATTTGTCGGGAAATCGCATATAACCCAGCTTAAAGTTCCTTCTGCCGCTCGACCAAGCATTTTTTCACTCAAAGGTCTTCTTGCTGCGGAAACTTTAGCGAGTTTCTCGGAGGGTACTCTTGCCGCGTTTTTGACATTATAAGGAGCGCCAATAGAAATATACCTGTCAACTTTATCGTATTCCATTGTTGTAAAAGGATCTACAAACTCTAATTGCTTATCATTTGCGAATTTAAAGAAAGTTTCTGACTGTCCGTCCAGTCTTGTTCTTATTATCGGGAATGCCCCTCTTTTCAGAACTTCTTCATAAACCGCCAAAATAAGCGGTTTTGCCTGTGCTTCCGCACTAATTATTACCAGATCGTTTTCTTTAACGTTTGTACAGTAATCAACGAGAACATTCGCGTATTTTTTCCATAAAGTTTGCATTTCTTATACTCCTTATTTACATACTTAGTTTTATTTAAATAAAAATTGAAAAATACTTAAAATTATTGAAACAATAATTAAAATAATAATTAATAAAGGTCCTATTAGTCCAATAAGAAAAAATTTTGATTTTTTAATATTTCCAATGATTATTGCAAAAAGGAAACATACAGGCGTCAATAATATTGAACAAACGAAAACCCAAGTAATAACATTGTTCGTTGAACCGGGGGCATCAAAAAGCATAGGAGACATAACTACAAAAGGAAGTGAGCAAACAATTCCTAGCCCATATATTATCGATATTATTAAGGGGAATGAACTCTTCTTTTCTTTCAACTTTTGCAATCCTTATTTACATACTTTTTTGAGATTGTTTTATATTAACATTTATTCTCTAAATTGTCTTTATCAGCCGAATTATGAATTAGGCTAACTCGAGTTTTAACATAATTAACTAACCTGTCATTCTGAGGCTTGTTCAAAGAGCGTTTCCAAAAAAGTATTTAAGATTAAAAAGCAAAAGGGACAAAGATTTTGCTTTGTCCAATATTACAATAAGAAT
This window of the bacterium genome carries:
- a CDS encoding aminopeptidase, encoding MQTLWKKYANVLVDYCTNVKENDLVIISAEAQAKPLILAVYEEVLKRGAFPIIRTRLDGQSETFFKFANDKQLEFVDPFTTMEYDKVDRYISIGAPYNVKNAARVPSEKLAKVSAARRPLSEKMLGRAAEGTLSWVICDFPTNALAQEAKMSIYDYEEFLIKACYLHLDDPVAKWKEIGQSQDRLVNGLNGTKTLRIVGEKTDLTLSVDGRKWINCCGSNNFPDGEVFTSPVEDSAEGEIFFDFPALYRGNESHNIHVKFEKGKVVHATAEKGEDFFLNMINQDAGAKFLGEVAFGTNDMIQDVTGNILFDEKIGGSIHLALGASYPETGGKNTSGLHWDIIKNMKNGSEVYADDKLIYKDGLFLI